The Microthrixaceae bacterium DNA window GATCAGGGCGCCGTCGTAGGCCGGGAACGACACGGCCGACACCTCATCAAGACGGGCCTCCAAGCGTTCGACCATCGAACGGTCCTGGTTCCAACGGTCACGGACCGGACGGAACCCGATCGACAGCGCGTCGAGGGCCCCGTCCCTGATGAGCTCGAGCGCCTCGTCCCCTGCCTGGGTGGCCGAGACATGGAACTCTGCGTACAGGCCGGCGCCGTCCTCACGGAGCAGCGCCGCCCGGCCGAGCGGCATCGAACGGCGGTCGTGTTGGGCGAGGAACTTCACCCGGTCGCCACGCTCCCGGATCGTCTTGGCGAACGCGCCACGACGGAACACCTCGGTGTAGGAACCGGAGGCGTCACGGATCGGCGTCGGCGCGTCGAACGGGACAGCGATCCCCACGACGGTTCGACCGTCGCCACGGATCTCCAGATCTGCCTGGTGGGCGCGGTTGAGGAACACCTCATCCATAGGGGGTCACTTCCTCTCATGTGAGGTGGGGGGTTAGACGCCAGCAGTGGTGCCGGGCGACTGCATCTGCACCGACAACAGGCCGGTGTGCTTGAGCAGCGAGAAGTTGCGGGACTTGACCGCCTGCTTCACCGACTCAGGGTCGAACCCGCCGTCGGTGAGGGTGCGAATCGTGGTCGCATCCGCCGCGAAGATCTCGGCCTCGTCCCGCTGGTCCTCTTGCAAGAACGAGATGTGCTGGTCGTCGTACCAGAGCCGGGCCCCGGAGCGGGGCGATATCACGGACTCCAGGGCCGCGGCAGCGTCGCCCCACGCCGGTCGAGCGAAGATGTCAGCGAAGTGACGTCGGGCCTGGCCGTAGTTGCTGTACGTCGCCGCCCCGAGCCCTTCGGACAGGCCGGCGATGATCGGCGGCACCTGCGCAGCAGACGCAAGGCGTGTCTCCCCCGCGCCCTGCGTCGCCTTGAAGTCGAGCTGCTTGA harbors:
- a CDS encoding HK97 family phage prohead protease; protein product: MDEVFLNRAHQADLEIRGDGRTVVGIAVPFDAPTPIRDASGSYTEVFRRGAFAKTIRERGDRVKFLAQHDRRSMPLGRAALLREDGAGLYAEFHVSATQAGDEALELIRDGALDALSIGFRPVRDRWNQDRSMVERLEARLDEVSAVSFPAYDGALIAGVRTGDTDITDLIAALTVDPEALAALARALPVLGSPAPDAAVLGTSEEAPAGPDLEPLTHSGLSTDARSRALALLIPGGTNP